A genomic window from Macaca thibetana thibetana isolate TM-01 chromosome 16, ASM2454274v1, whole genome shotgun sequence includes:
- the MCRIP1 gene encoding mapk-regulated corepressor-interacting protein 1 isoform X2, producing MTSSPVSRVVYNGKRTSSPRSPPSSSEIFTPAHEENVRFIYEAWQGVERDLRSQVPGGERGLVEEYVEKVPNPSLKTFKPIDLSDLKRRSTQDAKKS from the exons ATGACCAG CTCCCCCGTCTCCAGAGTCGTGTACAACGGCAAGAGGACCAGCAGCCCCCGCTCCCCACCCAGCAGCAGCGAGATCTTCACCCCAGCCCACGAGGAGAACGTCCGCTTCATTTACGAAG CCTGGCAGGGCGTGGAGCGAGACCTGCGAAGCCAGGTGCCGGGCGGCGAGCGGGGTCTGGTGGAGGAGTATGTGGAGAAGGTCCCTAACCCCAGCCTGAAGA CCTTCAAGCCCATCGACCTGAGTGACCTGAAGCGCCGGAGCACGCAGGATGCCAAGAAGTCCTAG
- the MCRIP1 gene encoding mapk-regulated corepressor-interacting protein 1 isoform X1, translating into MPGRGGKRRWRRVGVRVLLCCLDWSAVPRSWLTAALTSWAQAVLPPQPLSRWDYKCMLPHQRLRGSGGGALGSDAPAMTSSPVSRVVYNGKRTSSPRSPPSSSEIFTPAHEENVRFIYEAWQGVERDLRSQVPGGERGLVEEYVEKVPNPSLKTFKPIDLSDLKRRSTQDAKKS; encoded by the exons GGAAGAGGCGGTGGCGGCGGGTCGGGGTGAG ggtcttgctctgttgcctggactggagtgcagtgccacgatcttggctcactgcagccttgacctcctgggctcaagcagtcctcccaccccagcctctgagtcgctgggactacaagtgcatgctgCCACACCAG AGGCTGAGGGGATCTGGCGGTGGAGCGCTAGGATCAGACGCCCCCGCAATGACCAG CTCCCCCGTCTCCAGAGTCGTGTACAACGGCAAGAGGACCAGCAGCCCCCGCTCCCCACCCAGCAGCAGCGAGATCTTCACCCCAGCCCACGAGGAGAACGTCCGCTTCATTTACGAAG CCTGGCAGGGCGTGGAGCGAGACCTGCGAAGCCAGGTGCCGGGCGGCGAGCGGGGTCTGGTGGAGGAGTATGTGGAGAAGGTCCCTAACCCCAGCCTGAAGA CCTTCAAGCCCATCGACCTGAGTGACCTGAAGCGCCGGAGCACGCAGGATGCCAAGAAGTCCTAG
- the GCGR gene encoding glucagon receptor yields the protein MPPCQPRRPLLLLLLLLACQPQAPSAQVMDFLFEKWKLYGDQCHHNLSLLPPPTELVCNRTFDKYSCWPDTPANTTANISCPWYLPWHHKVQHRFVFKRCGPDGQWVRGPRGQPWRDASQCQMDGEELEVQKEVAKMYSSFQVMYTVGYSLSLGALLLALAILGGISKLHCTRNAIHANLFVSFVLKASSVLVIDGLLRTRYSQKIGDDLSVSIWLSDGAVAGCRVAAVFMQYGVVANYCWLLVEGLYLHNLLGLATLPERSFFSLYLGIGWGAPMLFIIPWVVVRCLFENIQCWTSNDNMGFWWILRFPVFLAILINFFIFIRIVHLIVAKLRAREMHHTDYKFRLAKSTLTLIPLLGVHEVVFAFVTDEHAQGTLRFAKLFFDLFLSSFQGLLVAVLYCFLNKEVQSELRRHWHRWRLGKVLQEERGTSNHKAPSAPGQGLPGKKLQSGRGGGSQDSSEEIPLAGGLPRLAESPFSTLLGPQLGLDSGT from the exons ATGCCCCCCTGTCAGCCACGTCGACCCCTGCtactgttgctgctgctgctggcctgCCAG CCACAGGCCCCCTCCGCTCAGGTGATGGACTTCCTGTTTGAGAAGTGGAAACTCTACGGTGACCAGTGTCACCACAACCTGAGCCTGCTGCCCCCTCCCACGG AGCTGGTCTGTAACAGAACCTTCGACAAGTATTCCTGCTGGCCAGACACCCCCGCCAATACCACGGCCAACATCTCCTGCCCCTGGTACCTGCCTTGGCACCACAAAG TGCAACACCGCTTCGTGTTCAAGAGATGCGGGCCCGATGGTCAGTGGGTGCGTGGACCCCGGGGGCAGCCTTGGCGTGACGCCTCTCAGTGCCAGATGGACGGCGAGGAGCTTGAGGTCCAG AAGGAGGTGGCTAAGATGTACAGCAGCTTCCAGGTGATGTACACGGTGGGCTACAGCCTGTCCCTGGGGGCCCTGCTCCTCGCCTTGGCCATCCTGGGGGGCATCAG CAAGCTGCACTGCACCCGCAACGCCATCCACGCGAACCTGTTTGTGTCCTTCGTGCTGAAGGCCAGCTCCGTGCTGGTCATCGATGGGCTGCTCAGGACCCGCTACAGCCAGAAGATTGGCGACGACCTCAGTGTCAGCATCTGGCTCAGTGATGGA GCGGTGGCCGGCTGCCGTGTGGCCGCTGTGTTCATGCAATATGGCGTCGTGGCCAACTACTGCTGGCTGCTGGTGGAGGGCCTGTACCTGCACAACCTGCTGGGCCTGGCCACCCTCCCTGAGAGGAGCTTCTTCAGCCTCTACCTGGGCATCGGCTGGG GTGCCCCCATGCTGTTCATCATCCCCTGGGTGGTGGTCAGGTGTCTGTTCGAGAACATCCA GTGCTGGACCAGCAATGACAACATGGGCTTCTGGTGGATCCTGCGGTTCCCCGTCTTCCTGGCCATCCTG ATCAACTTCTTCATCTTCATCCGCATTGTTCACCTGATTGTGGCCAAGCTGCGGGCGCGGGAGATGCACCACACAGACTACAAGTTCCG ACTGGCCAAGTCCACACTGACCCTCATCCCCCTGCTGGGTGTCCACGAAGTGGTCTTCGCCTTCGTGACGGACGAGCACGCCCAGGGCACCCTGCGCTTCGCCAAGCTCTTCTTCGACCTCTTCCTCAGCTCCTTCCAG GGCCTGCTGGTGGCTGTCCTCTACTGCTTCCTCAACAAGGAG gtgCAGTCGGAACTTCGGCGGCATTGGCACCGCTGGCGCCTGGGCAAAGTGCTGCAGGAGGAGCGGGGCACCAGCAACCACAAGGCCCCATCTGCGCCTGGCCAAGGCCTTCCTGGCAAGAAGCTGCAGTCTGGGAGGGGTGGTGGCAGCCAGGACTCATCTGAGGAGATCCCCTTGGCTGGTGGCCTCCCTAGGTTGGCTGAGAGCCCCTTCTCAACTCTGCTGGGACCCCAGCTAGGGCTGGACTCAGGCACCTAG